The DNA region CCTCGACCACCAGCGGACGGTGGTCGGACACCCCGGTGCGCGGTGCGGCGGCCGGGCCGACGGCGGTGCGCGGCACGCCGATCGCCAGCACGTGGTCGAACTGCACCGCCGGACGGTGCGAGGGGTAGGTGGGCGTCCGGGCGAGGTCGTACCAGCCCTGCAGCCGGGCCCGCGGCTCGCGCACCCGGCGCCGGCGGGCGTCGGTGAACCGGGGCCGGGCCCGCCGGGCCGCCCGCAGTTCGCGGACCTTCTCCCGGGGGGCGGTGCGGTCCAGCGCGGCCGCCGAACCGAGGACCGTGCGCGGCACCGCGCCGATCAGGTTGAAGTCGCCCAGCACCAGGTAGGGCTGGGGCAGGTCGGCGATCCAGCGCCGGATCCCGGCGAGCTGCGCCATGTTCCAGCCCGGCACGAACGACAGGTGCGCGGCCACCACCGTGAACGGTCCGCGCCCGCCCTCCAGGACCGCGGCGAGCGCCGCCCGCGGCTCGTCCGGGACGGGCGTGAGCCCGCGCCGTCCGGCCACCCGCAGGGGCAGTCCGAACGGTGCCGGCGCGAACCGGCGGGCCCGCCAGTGCAGCACCGGCA from Kitasatospora sp. NBC_00458 includes:
- a CDS encoding endonuclease/exonuclease/phosphatase family protein, whose protein sequence is MSQLRIATFNLLHGQPLAPDGAPRPYPDDPGGPLAEAVAALDADVLALQEVDRHQARSGGTDQAAVAAKAMGAADWRFAAALHGRPAPVAGWVPDLSVPAGLRVYGPGEVGDDAPPSYGTALLTRLPVLHWRARRFAPAPFGLPLRVAGRRGLTPVPDEPRAALAAVLEGGRGPFTVVAAHLSFVPGWNMAQLAGIRRWIADLPQPYLVLGDFNLIGAVPRTVLGSAAALDRTAPREKVRELRAARRARPRFTDARRRRVREPRARLQGWYDLARTPTYPSHRPAVQFDHVLAIGVPRTAVGPAAAPRTGVSDHRPLVVEASL